One genomic segment of Nocardioides cavernaquae includes these proteins:
- a CDS encoding DUF2126 domain-containing protein, translating into MTIRVALEHRTTYTFDEPVQVFPHTVRLRPAPHARTPIESYSLTITPRNHFINWQQDAFGNFLARLVFPDPVKELDIRVDLVADLTVHNPFDFFVEEYAETFGFSYPPELLADLEPYLRPVDEIFDGVGPGPIVQEWLEKQGLAQRQGTRIVDFLVQVNQAVQGDVAYSVRMEPGVQSPDHTLSMALGSCRDSAWLLVSVLRQLGLAARFVSGYLVQLTSDEKSIDGPSGPTEDFTDLHAWTEVYIPGAGWIGLDPTSGLFAGEGHIPLSATPHPSGSAPITGATAPTNVSFAFHNTVTRIHEDPRVTLPYDEDQWAAVEQLGLYVDGLLETGDVRLTMGGEPTYVSVADQASPQWNTAADGPEKRDLARQLTQRLKERWAPLGVVHHGQGKWYPGEPLPRWQAQITWRADGQPIWSDPALLDHPWGEKTHPTRGQVRDISLALAARLGVPADHVRAAYDDPYGARWNDARQPFGDPEDPDAPPVDSIDEKALATEKAWVVPVFENPDGEGWGTAAWKLRRGRLYLTMGDSPAGLRLPLDSLAWNPPPDLPEVSPFADRPPLTAYDAATGAAQPAEVHPIADAPRHAVVVELRDGHLFAFLPPLTDLDRALQLVAAIEASAAQVGMPVVIEGYPLPGDPRTISMSVTPDPGVIEVNIQPTSTWPELRELTESLNQDAKLTRLATEKFDVDGTHTGTGGGNHFTLGGPTAADSPLLRRPDLLRSLLTYWQHHPALSYVFAGRFIGPTSQAPRVDEGRNETLYELEIAFAELDRAQREAPDGVAPAWIVDRLLRHLLTDLTGNTHRSEFCIDKLYSPDGSRGRLGLLELRGFEMPPHPRMALVQALLVRALVARFWNEPYKAPLVRWGTRLHDRFLLPEFATADLHEVVDELNTWLAAHDPDSPKFDKSWFDAFLEFRFPRLGEVDVAGVHLEARQAIEPWHVLGEEMALGGTARYVDSSVERLQVSASGLVEGRHVLTCNGVPMPLTATGTPGEFVAGVRYRAWAPYSALHPTIGVHGPIVVDLVDTWNKRSLGGFTYHVVHPGGRAYEDHPVNAMSAEARRASRFHAGGHTAGPMDVDTVLAVDGSSGVEYPTTLDLRRFSPGHSS; encoded by the coding sequence GTGACGATCCGAGTGGCGCTTGAGCACCGAACGACCTACACCTTCGACGAGCCGGTGCAGGTCTTCCCGCACACCGTGCGGCTGCGACCTGCGCCGCACGCGCGAACGCCGATCGAGTCGTACTCACTGACGATCACCCCGCGCAACCACTTCATCAACTGGCAGCAGGACGCTTTCGGCAACTTCCTGGCGCGCCTGGTCTTCCCGGACCCGGTCAAGGAGCTCGACATCCGGGTCGACCTCGTCGCGGACCTGACGGTGCACAACCCCTTCGACTTCTTCGTCGAGGAGTACGCCGAGACGTTCGGCTTCAGCTACCCGCCGGAGCTGCTCGCCGACCTGGAGCCCTACCTGCGCCCGGTCGACGAGATCTTCGACGGCGTCGGTCCCGGCCCGATCGTGCAGGAGTGGCTGGAGAAGCAGGGCCTGGCCCAGCGCCAGGGCACCCGCATCGTCGACTTCCTGGTGCAGGTCAACCAGGCGGTGCAGGGCGACGTTGCCTACTCCGTGCGCATGGAGCCGGGTGTCCAGTCACCCGACCACACGCTGTCGATGGCGCTGGGTTCCTGCCGTGACTCCGCCTGGCTGCTGGTGAGTGTCCTTCGTCAGCTCGGCCTCGCGGCCCGCTTCGTCTCGGGCTACCTGGTCCAGCTGACCTCCGACGAGAAGTCGATCGACGGCCCGTCCGGCCCGACCGAGGACTTCACCGACCTGCACGCCTGGACCGAGGTCTACATCCCGGGTGCCGGCTGGATCGGGCTCGACCCGACCAGCGGCCTGTTCGCGGGCGAGGGCCACATCCCGCTCTCCGCGACGCCGCACCCGTCGGGCTCCGCCCCGATCACGGGCGCGACCGCGCCGACGAACGTCAGCTTCGCGTTCCACAACACCGTCACCCGGATCCACGAGGACCCGCGCGTCACGCTGCCCTACGACGAGGACCAGTGGGCGGCCGTCGAGCAGCTCGGCCTGTACGTCGACGGGCTCCTCGAGACCGGCGACGTGCGGCTGACCATGGGTGGCGAGCCCACCTACGTCTCGGTCGCCGACCAGGCCAGCCCGCAGTGGAACACCGCCGCCGACGGCCCCGAGAAGCGCGACCTGGCGCGCCAGCTCACCCAGCGCCTCAAGGAGCGCTGGGCGCCGCTCGGTGTCGTCCACCACGGGCAGGGCAAGTGGTACCCGGGTGAGCCGCTGCCGCGCTGGCAGGCACAGATCACCTGGCGCGCCGACGGCCAGCCGATCTGGTCCGATCCCGCGCTGCTCGACCACCCCTGGGGCGAGAAGACCCACCCGACCAGGGGCCAGGTCCGCGACATCTCCCTCGCGCTGGCCGCTCGCCTCGGCGTGCCCGCCGATCACGTCCGCGCGGCGTACGACGATCCCTACGGGGCGCGCTGGAACGACGCGAGGCAGCCGTTCGGTGACCCCGAGGACCCCGATGCTCCGCCGGTCGACTCCATCGACGAGAAGGCGCTCGCCACGGAGAAGGCCTGGGTCGTCCCCGTCTTCGAGAACCCGGACGGCGAGGGCTGGGGCACCGCCGCCTGGAAGCTGCGCCGTGGTCGGCTCTACCTGACGATGGGCGACTCGCCCGCGGGCCTCCGCCTCCCGCTCGACTCGCTCGCCTGGAACCCGCCGCCGGACCTCCCGGAGGTCTCGCCGTTCGCTGACCGTCCGCCCCTCACGGCGTACGACGCGGCCACCGGCGCGGCGCAGCCCGCCGAGGTGCACCCGATCGCGGACGCGCCGCGCCACGCGGTCGTGGTCGAGCTGCGCGACGGACACCTGTTCGCGTTCCTGCCGCCCCTGACCGACCTCGACCGTGCGCTCCAGCTGGTCGCGGCGATCGAGGCGAGCGCCGCCCAGGTCGGCATGCCGGTGGTGATCGAGGGCTACCCGCTCCCCGGCGACCCCCGCACGATCTCGATGAGCGTGACACCTGACCCCGGAGTCATCGAGGTCAACATCCAGCCGACGTCGACCTGGCCCGAGCTGCGCGAGCTCACGGAGTCGCTCAACCAGGACGCGAAGCTGACCCGCCTGGCGACCGAGAAGTTCGACGTCGACGGCACCCACACGGGCACCGGAGGCGGCAACCACTTCACGCTCGGCGGCCCGACCGCGGCCGACAGCCCGCTGCTGCGCCGCCCCGACCTGCTGCGCAGCCTGCTCACCTACTGGCAGCACCACCCGGCCCTCTCCTACGTCTTCGCCGGCCGGTTCATCGGTCCGACGAGCCAGGCGCCCCGTGTCGACGAGGGCCGCAACGAGACCCTCTACGAGCTGGAGATCGCGTTCGCCGAGCTCGACCGGGCACAGCGCGAAGCCCCCGATGGTGTCGCGCCGGCGTGGATCGTCGACCGCCTGCTTCGCCACCTGCTGACCGACCTGACCGGCAACACGCACCGGTCGGAGTTCTGCATCGACAAGCTCTACAGCCCCGACGGCAGCCGCGGACGACTCGGCCTGCTCGAGCTCCGCGGCTTCGAGATGCCACCGCATCCGCGGATGGCGCTGGTCCAGGCGTTGCTGGTCCGGGCGCTGGTCGCCCGGTTCTGGAACGAGCCCTACAAGGCACCGCTGGTCCGCTGGGGGACGCGCCTTCACGACCGCTTCCTGCTGCCGGAGTTCGCCACCGCTGACCTGCACGAGGTCGTGGACGAGCTCAACACCTGGCTCGCCGCTCACGACCCCGACTCTCCGAAGTTCGACAAGAGCTGGTTCGACGCGTTCCTCGAGTTCCGCTTCCCGCGGCTCGGTGAGGTCGATGTCGCCGGCGTCCACCTGGAGGCCCGTCAGGCCATCGAGCCGTGGCACGTCCTCGGCGAGGAGATGGCTCTCGGCGGCACCGCCCGCTATGTCGACTCGAGCGTCGAGCGCCTCCAGGTCAGCGCGAGCGGCCTGGTCGAGGGACGCCACGTGCTGACCTGCAACGGCGTCCCGATGCCGCTGACGGCCACCGGCACTCCGGGCGAGTTCGTGGCCGGTGTCCGCTACCGCGCCTGGGCGCCGTACTCCGCGCTGCACCCGACCATCGGTGTGCACGGTCCGATCGTGGTCGACCTGGTCGACACGTGGAACAAGCGCAGCCTCGGCGGCTTCACCTACCACGTCGTCCACCCCGGTGGCCGGGCCTACGAGGACCACCCGGTCAACGCCATGTCGGCGGAGGCGCGGCGGGCCAGCCGCTTCCACGCAGGTGGTCACACCGCCGGTCCGATGGACGTCGACACGGTGCTCGCCGTCGACGGCTCGAGCGGAGTGGAGTACCCCACCACGCTGGACCTTCGGCGTTTCAGCCCCGGTCATTCGTCGTAG